The genome window CTTTACACCCCAAACAGTCGTCTTCTTGGTGGGGACCATTTGTATGGCCAAAACTTTTTGGTGATATCAAAGTTTATCAGAAGCACACATGCCCCACACTTAAATGTATGTATTCAAGAACAGTTTCCTCAGATATTCAAAGTGCTAACTGTATTTACTAAACAAATCAATATGAATTTTAACTCCTACCATTCCATCATAACGGTCTCCAGGTCTACCCCTTCGGTCATAAGACATAAGATCTCTAAAAcgagaaaaagcagcagcacatgaCTCATGTTATAAACTAGTTTATATATTCTAATTCAAGTTTTCATGATTTGCACACAACTATGAATTTCTGAATGCTTTAGCAAAGTTCTGAATGACATAAAATAAAGTTACAGAACTACTGACTATAGTCCTAATAGACTGCTACAttgcagaaataattaaattcaaatactttttgaaaTTCTCTGGTGCAATGCACACTCAATCCTGCATAATCACTACCAACATGGAGTGTGAAACAAGTCCTGGAAACATGAGCACAATTCAGCAAATTTTACTCAACTTGAGTTTTGTACAATGCATTTATGCAACAGCTTACCCGCCACGaggaggtggtggaggaggaagaggaagattaCGAGCTCTGCTGCCACCTCTGCCACCACGACCtggtggaggtggtggaggTCCTCTGCGAGGGCTCATATCATCATAATCTCTTCTTGATGGAGGCATAGGTCGTCCACCACGACCAGGAGGCATTCGATCAAAGCCTCCTCTTCCACGCATTGGAAAGCCTACTGGACGTCCCCTTCTATCATCAAACATCATTGTGAAGCCACCATAGTCATATGTTTCATCATAGAAATTGGGATCATAAGGCTGGGCCCGTCCTTTAATTGGAGACTAagacatacacaaaaaaaacaaaaacaccaccCCTCCCCCCTGGTTAGCACTGACtgttacaattattatatttcattaaattactatattaaatgtataaatattaatttatacaTTCTGAATACGTTCTTGATTTCACAATGCTGATAAAGGCAGGGATGGTGATATGCTTCCTGAGAATTTAACTATGATAGAGAAACTGCTGTTACTGATGGGTGGCACGTACATTTGTCTCACTTCCTCCccaatttaaaatttcttattttactgaTATGTAAAGCATGACTAATAGTCCATTGGTACCAAAAATGGCTTCTCTCTCCAACAAGGTACACCCCAATTCTagaaaacaggaataatttCAAAGGGTTCTAACAATCCAACACTTATTTTGTTACTGGAGAAGAGGCACTGAAttcaaaatagaaatggaaagatATAATTTTCCATCCAAATCATCCCGACTTTCATGAATACCAATGAAAGAATAATAAGTTTAAGACACATTACCTCAGAGATAAGATCCAAGATAATCTTGATACATTCCACAACTCTATCGGGTTTTCCACCAATAAGCACCACTCTATCAGTGGAATGAGGACAACACTCTTGGAAGAGCTTAATGGTGGTCTGAGTGTTCTgttgaagagaagaaaaaaaaaaaaacccaccccaaatcttcaaatagaagtattttaaacaattttataaacttattgaaaacaaaatgggtAAGACactcactaaaatatttttaaaggaacaatCAAACCAGACCATTAAACTTCCGGTCATTTTAAGTGAATGCTTGCTTCTGAGTTCTTACAACAAATTTTATCTTAGgatattatatttttaagaccTGCAACGACATCAGTTTGTATGAAATGctagtgaagaggaaaaaagttcgatttttaaaaatccttcaaTTATGGCTCATCTACACGGTCATTTAATCAAATATTAGCAAAAGGACCACATATCCATTATAAGCTTACAGGTTATATAAACCTTCATGTGTCAAAAACATGCTTTGCATGCAAGACAGCAACGTTGCCAGGATTATGTCTGGTCATCTTGCCTTCCTCAGTCCACACAAATAGTAGCTTACACCTAAACTGACCTGGAATTGCTTTTGACACAATGCCAGGAAAGGATAGAAAACAACACTCTAAATTCAGAGACCACTAGCTTTTTAGAACAAAACCTCATTCCTTCACAAGGAATGGTCCTTCACAAAGGAAACAGTGGTCTTCAAGGAAGTGGaacttcaaacaaacaaacaaatccaaacaaaccccaacccacccaaaaccaaacaaaaaaccccaaccgCCAACCcccccaacaaaaaacaaaacccacaacaaaaaaaccccaaacccaccccaTACTACCTTTTTATAGCAATATTCAAACATCTATTAAATTATCATCGTTAGAGTTTAGGGAGATGCATCCATGCTAAACCATTTTCCATGTCCAACACCACCAATATAGTCTATTCAGCAGTTCATTCCAGAAGGAGTGATGaatggcattttaattttaaaaagtatccTTTATTTATAAAGATTACTCTACTGCTAGTATGCTTAAAAGCTTTATAAGAAGTCCTAGGCTCTATCACCAACAGCCActttatttctgactttttgCAAGAAAGTTGTAATAAGTAACTCAGATTGATCTCAGAATACAGAAATCATGTACGAAATATGTTCTGAAGGAATTATTGCACAGATGATGCTTACACTCACTGTTTATTAACACAAAAACCTAATTTGTTTatagaataaaagcagaatctGAAAAGAATAGGAAACAGTACCTCTCTGAGTTCTTTGATTTTAGCACCCTTGACACCAATAATTCCTCCTGCTAGACTTTGGTGAATTAGAAGTCTTAATTCACAGTCAAAGTCGCTACCTTTGTAGTGTTGATACTGTAAGTAAGATGCATacaaggaaagaataaaatattagttggggaaaaataattgaaaaatcaaaatactaattttggttttttgttaaGGTTTTTCTCCAAACACCACGGTATAACTTAATTTGCTGCTGAACTGTAATGCTGCATTTGCTACAATAGAATCACACCTATTTAAGTACTTTGCCTCAACATGAGGTGATGTCAAAttagtttttcttatttcttttattattattgtataaAATTTTAAGATATCAAACAGTGCAACACGCTTGCTTACAAAGCCAAGGCAGGGTGGAAATTACAATACAGCTACTTCAAATCGGGGACTAAACAAGTCAGGAGACAGGTGTTTTGAAGGGGAGGAAGCTGttccaaatattaattttctaagAAGAGACTGTCTCTGTCCTCTACCAAAAAAAATGCCAACATAGTTTGAGCGCTATAGGCCTCCTTTCAAAAAAggctgggttttattttctaatttaacatattaaaaatagcacACAATCATCTAGAAttatcttgttttaaaatctaaatttatatctctgaagaaacaaacataagAGACATACCTCTTCTAAAGTAGGGATAATCTTCTTCAAGATTTCTCCAATTGTCTCTGTATCTGCACTTATACTCAAGATGCTGTTAGAGAGGCCATAGTGTCAGAAAATATGGAGAAGGTAGAAAAGTAGTAGAAGTTTAGTATTCATAATCATACACAAAATTCTAACAAGATTGACTACACAGAAGAACTTACATTTAATATTCCCCATTTAAAGTAAACCTGTTCACTGGATTTACAACACATGCATCTTTGTTTATGCCCAATATATATGCATGATGAATTTAAGACCAGGTAGGtcttgcagagagagagagagagagagagcaagcgAGAGCTTTTGGAAGGGCTCAGATTAAGTGGGCAAGAAATCGATGCAGAACTGAAAGTAGAAGTGAATATTCACGTTCCCCACCAACACTAATTTAGTATACCCTCGTCATTACATTGGTAAAACTGGCACACCTTCTTGTAGAAAAAGTGGGGATATGCAAGCGGTCAACATTATATCTGGAGTAAGGTTGAGAGACCAGTTAGAAATTAGATTACTAGTGGGCTCTgcaaaaaaggaatataaatacaaggaaaaaaaaaccaaaccaaaaaacaccccaaccctccaaaaccccacaaacaaacaaaaatgtaaaacaaatgaGAAGTGAAGGAAAGTGAACTAGAGTTAGTATTTCATCAGAAATAATTATGAACAGACAATGTTGGGGGGGGAGCAAGGCGGGCCACAAAGAGGAAGAGACTCTTGAAACAATTTGATTTATAATGCAGTGAATATGCAATACTTGAAGCTGTGCTCCTtccattgaaataaaattagtgGATTGTTTGGGTGGCCAACTCACGTAAAAGTTCAGTGACAAAAAGACTTAATGgggaaaataagacagaaaactttaaaaaaaaaacaatacacGGTCTATAAGGGGATACTATTTAATTAT of Gymnogyps californianus isolate 813 unplaced genomic scaffold, ASM1813914v2 HiC_scaffold_176, whole genome shotgun sequence contains these proteins:
- the LOC127028083 gene encoding heterogeneous nuclear ribonucleoprotein K-like; the protein is METEQQEETFTNTETNGKRPAEDMEEEQAFKRSRNTDEMVELRILLQSKNAGAVIGKGGKNIKALRTDYNASVSVPDSSGPERILSISADTETIGEILKKIIPTLEEYQHYKGSDFDCELRLLIHQSLAGGIIGVKGAKIKELRENTQTTIKLFQECCPHSTDRVVLIGGKPDRVVECIKIILDLISESPIKGRAQPYDPNFYDETYDYGGFTMMFDDRRGRPVGFPMRGRGGFDRMPPGRGGRPMPPSRRDYDDMSPRRGPPPPPPGRGGRGGSRARNLPLPPPPPPRGGDLMSYDRRGRPGDRYDGMVGVKIHIDLF